Proteins encoded by one window of Verrucomicrobiota bacterium JB022:
- a CDS encoding type II toxin-antitoxin system VapC family toxin has product MMAGSSHSLVLDSCVVVAHFRRNETVKATLLRASQLFMPLAAYGELYFGALKAQRQAARLAELEEFMSVVTCVTPSQETARIYAGLRLGLSQAGTPVPENDIWIAATAKELGLPLMTHDRHFQLFQGLEVVGS; this is encoded by the coding sequence ATGATGGCTGGTAGTTCGCACTCTCTGGTGCTGGATTCATGCGTGGTAGTTGCTCACTTTCGCCGCAATGAGACGGTGAAGGCTACGCTCCTACGTGCTTCTCAGCTCTTCATGCCACTTGCCGCCTATGGCGAACTTTATTTCGGTGCCTTGAAGGCACAACGCCAAGCGGCGCGGCTGGCGGAGCTGGAGGAGTTTATGTCGGTGGTGACCTGCGTCACCCCTTCTCAGGAGACAGCGAGGATTTACGCTGGTTTGAGGCTCGGCTTATCCCAAGCAGGGACACCTGTACCCGAAAACGATATCTGGATCGCGGCAACCGCCAAGGAATTGGGGTTGCCGCTGATGACGCATGATCGACATTTCCAGCTTTTTCAGGGGCTGGAAGTCGTTGGCTCTTGA
- a CDS encoding sigma-70 family RNA polymerase sigma factor, translating into MQALQFKAPNRFRVEDAENRSNSDQAEDVRDLPPSERSAIKLYLQEIGKTPLLKPSEEVELAALIQQGDPRAREKMIKANLRLVVKIAHDYSNFGLPLLDLISEGNIGLVKAVERFDPNKGGKLSTYAAWWIKQSIKRALANQSKTIRLPVHLVDKIARMRRVTMELEEALGRAPSDEEIAAELEMPVNKVAHLKSVSVRPTSLDAPVGDEDGTEFGELIGDESSINPLDDLENKTLINELNRMLAQIDPREAEIIRLRFGLGGEKPKTLEEVGELFGITRERVRQLQNIALTRMRKILVAKERQRSTDEIEEERREQQRMEVLQEFYSRNVEPKMAN; encoded by the coding sequence ATGCAAGCACTTCAGTTCAAGGCTCCCAATCGTTTCCGGGTCGAAGATGCGGAAAATCGCTCCAACTCTGATCAGGCGGAAGACGTCCGCGACTTGCCCCCTTCAGAGCGCAGCGCCATCAAGCTTTACCTTCAGGAAATCGGCAAGACCCCTCTCCTCAAACCCTCCGAGGAGGTGGAACTGGCAGCCTTGATCCAACAAGGTGATCCCCGTGCCCGCGAGAAGATGATCAAGGCCAACCTGCGCCTGGTCGTGAAGATCGCCCACGATTATTCGAATTTCGGCCTCCCGCTGCTCGACTTGATCAGCGAAGGCAACATCGGCCTGGTGAAGGCAGTCGAGCGCTTCGACCCCAACAAGGGCGGCAAGCTCTCCACCTACGCCGCCTGGTGGATCAAGCAATCCATCAAGCGTGCGCTCGCCAACCAGTCCAAGACCATCCGCCTGCCCGTCCACTTGGTCGACAAGATCGCCCGGATGCGCCGCGTAACGATGGAGCTGGAAGAGGCCCTCGGTCGTGCACCCTCCGATGAGGAGATTGCCGCCGAGCTCGAGATGCCCGTCAACAAGGTGGCGCACCTCAAGAGCGTCTCCGTGCGCCCGACCAGCCTCGACGCCCCCGTCGGCGACGAAGATGGTACCGAGTTTGGTGAGCTGATCGGCGACGAATCGAGCATCAACCCGCTCGACGACCTCGAAAACAAGACGCTGATCAACGAGCTGAACCGCATGCTCGCCCAGATCGACCCGCGTGAGGCCGAGATCATCCGCCTGCGCTTCGGCCTTGGTGGCGAAAAGCCCAAGACGCTCGAAGAAGTCGGCGAACTGTTCGGCATCACCCGCGAACGCGTCCGCCAGCTCCAGAACATCGCGCTGACCCGTATGCGCAAGATCCTCGTCGCCAAGGAGCGCCAACGCTCGACCGACGAAATCGAGGAAGAGCGCCGCGAGCAGCAGCGCATGGAAGTGCTGCAGGAGTTCTACTCCCGCAACGTCGAGCCCAAGATGGCCAACTAG
- the trpE gene encoding anthranilate synthase component I has protein sequence MHIAPTLDEFKALSAQGNLIPVYTDLMADFETPVSVYTKLRSWGGAAFLLESIEGGANLNRYSFIGTHPRRTIEARLGGETTITDRSGEVERFATPKDPLDVIQREMQRYRPVKLPDMPRFVGGAVGMLGYEYIHAVEPTVPLAERDVHGLPVAHFVICDTLVIFDRARQTLRLLVNAHLEGTDAETAYAKACETLTKLARTLEEGRAVRTVPVAGTGEIQVPAGNFQQAEFEAMVERGKEYVRSGDIIQVVLSQRFEKEFKSSALDLYRALRVVNPSPYMFLYDPGEFQLIGASPEVHVRLTDGKAEMRPIAGTRPRGKTQEDDLAYEVDLLGDEKELAEHLMLVDLARNDLGRVCEYGTVDVPEYQTIERYSHVMHIVSHVEGQLAKEKDAYDLMRATFPAGTVSGAPKIRAMQIIAEQEKEQRGPYAGAVCYFSYDGNLDSCIAIRTALKMGERLILQSGAGIVADSVAESEYFETVNKASGLLKAVALAENLNPAQS, from the coding sequence ATGCACATTGCCCCGACCCTCGATGAGTTCAAAGCGCTTTCCGCGCAGGGTAACCTCATCCCGGTTTATACCGACTTGATGGCTGACTTCGAGACCCCCGTCTCGGTCTACACCAAGCTGCGGTCGTGGGGCGGCGCGGCCTTTTTGCTCGAATCGATCGAAGGCGGCGCAAACCTGAACCGCTACTCGTTTATCGGCACGCACCCGCGCCGCACGATCGAGGCGCGCCTGGGCGGCGAAACGACCATTACCGACCGCTCGGGCGAGGTGGAGCGTTTTGCCACGCCGAAGGATCCGCTCGACGTGATCCAGCGCGAGATGCAGCGCTACCGCCCGGTGAAGCTGCCCGATATGCCCCGCTTCGTCGGCGGTGCCGTCGGTATGCTCGGCTACGAATACATCCACGCCGTCGAGCCGACCGTGCCGTTGGCCGAGCGCGATGTGCATGGTTTGCCCGTCGCACACTTTGTCATTTGCGATACGCTGGTGATTTTCGACCGTGCGCGGCAGACGCTGCGCCTGCTCGTCAACGCCCACCTCGAAGGCACCGACGCCGAGACGGCCTACGCCAAAGCCTGCGAAACGCTGACCAAGCTCGCCCGCACGCTGGAGGAAGGCCGGGCGGTCCGCACGGTGCCGGTCGCCGGAACGGGCGAGATCCAGGTGCCCGCCGGTAACTTCCAGCAGGCGGAATTCGAGGCGATGGTCGAGCGCGGCAAGGAATACGTACGCTCGGGCGACATCATCCAGGTGGTGCTCAGCCAGCGCTTCGAGAAGGAATTCAAGTCGAGCGCGCTCGACCTCTACCGGGCCTTGCGCGTGGTCAACCCCTCGCCCTACATGTTCCTCTACGACCCGGGCGAGTTTCAGCTCATCGGCGCTTCCCCGGAGGTGCACGTGCGCCTGACCGACGGCAAGGCGGAGATGCGCCCCATCGCCGGGACCCGCCCACGTGGCAAAACGCAAGAAGACGACCTCGCCTATGAAGTCGATCTGCTCGGTGACGAAAAGGAACTGGCCGAACACCTCATGCTCGTCGACCTCGCGCGCAACGACCTGGGCAGAGTGTGCGAATATGGCACAGTGGATGTGCCAGAATATCAGACCATTGAACGTTACTCGCACGTGATGCACATTGTGAGTCACGTCGAAGGCCAGCTTGCGAAGGAAAAGGATGCCTACGATCTGATGCGCGCCACCTTCCCGGCCGGGACGGTGAGCGGCGCGCCGAAGATCCGAGCGATGCAGATCATTGCCGAGCAGGAGAAGGAGCAGCGCGGGCCTTATGCCGGAGCAGTGTGCTACTTCAGCTACGATGGCAACCTCGACAGCTGCATTGCAATACGCACTGCCCTCAAGATGGGTGAACGTCTCATTTTGCAATCCGGAGCGGGCATTGTCGCCGATTCCGTCGCAGAAAGTGAATATTTCGAGACGGTCAACAAGGCGAGCGGACTGCTGAAAGCCGTCGCTCTGGCGGAAAATCTGAATCCGGCCCAAAGCTAA
- a CDS encoding alpha/beta hydrolase, with protein MEAFQSRYGRIAWWKSGAGEPLVLIHGTPFSHYVWRRIVPVLARHYTVFEWDLLGYGSSEKAPSVAPTLDKQNEVLAELLRHWQLDAPRVLAHDFGGCTALRGWVVSGLRYRQLMLIDPVALSPWGSPFVQHVRQHEPAFAGMPAYMHKALLRAYISSAMSGDLPEVDWEGYLRPWLGPENQAAFYRQIAVMDQRYTDEIRDGLGQVDCPVRLLWGDEDEWIPAKRGAELAAMLPHCELRSVPFAGHLVQEDAPEVVVAEALDFFRT; from the coding sequence ATGGAAGCGTTCCAGAGTCGCTATGGTCGCATCGCGTGGTGGAAATCCGGGGCGGGCGAGCCCTTGGTGTTGATCCACGGCACGCCCTTTTCCCACTACGTGTGGCGCCGGATCGTGCCGGTGCTGGCGCGCCACTACACCGTCTTTGAGTGGGACTTGCTTGGCTATGGCAGCTCCGAGAAAGCCCCGTCTGTCGCCCCCACCCTCGACAAGCAGAACGAGGTCTTGGCCGAGCTGCTGCGCCATTGGCAGCTCGATGCCCCGCGGGTGCTCGCGCACGATTTTGGCGGCTGCACAGCCTTGCGCGGCTGGGTGGTCTCGGGCCTGCGCTACCGTCAACTGATGTTAATCGATCCGGTGGCACTCAGCCCCTGGGGCTCTCCCTTCGTCCAGCACGTAAGGCAACACGAGCCAGCTTTTGCCGGGATGCCGGCCTACATGCACAAGGCCCTGCTCCGCGCTTATATCTCCTCCGCCATGTCGGGCGACTTGCCGGAGGTGGATTGGGAGGGCTACTTGCGCCCATGGCTGGGCCCGGAAAACCAGGCGGCCTTTTACCGGCAGATCGCCGTGATGGACCAACGCTATACCGACGAGATTCGCGACGGGCTGGGGCAGGTCGATTGCCCGGTGCGCCTCTTGTGGGGCGATGAGGACGAGTGGATCCCCGCGAAACGCGGCGCAGAGCTGGCGGCCATGCTGCCGCACTGTGAACTCCGAAGTGTGCCGTTTGCCGGGCATCTGGTGCAGGAAGACGCGCCGGAGGTGGTGGTGGCGGAGGCGCTCGACTTCTTCCGCACGTAG
- the glmS gene encoding glutamine--fructose-6-phosphate transaminase (isomerizing), protein MCGIVGYVGHQQAGPILLEGLKRLEYRGYDSAGVALLNGAADLQILKKTGSPDKVGALMRQHPHAAETGISHTRWATHGAVTDCNAHPHRSSDGKFAIVHNGVIENYQSIRRFLEGQGYSFVSETDSEALANLIAYHYAKEPEQETKNRFTESVRKSLLHVEGTYGLAVVCIERPGEIVGARKGSPLCVGIGQGENMIASDVAAFLNYTRRVVYMDDGQVVTLSPQDYSITTVLDESVDPIVRQVEWNIEEADLGSFAHYMEKEIFEQPKALENAMRGRFSDDGSTAKFGGLNVEPRELRQIDRVVFLGQGTAYLACMVAEYMVERYARLPVEVEYSSEFRYRNAPLDKNTLVFVISQSGETLDSLEAMREAMRKGYRTLAITNTVGSTIARENDGGIYQHCGPEISVAATKSFTSQLVLTAMVALYLGRMRDLSYAEGRAMVDNLRRLPGHVAQVLNLADQVQKLANKYAHFEDMLFLGRQDMYPIALEGALKLKEITYIHAEGYQAAEMKHGPIALINERCPSIFLVPRGESLPKMLSNVQEVRARKGPVILITNANENDVPDNAADDIVRLPEGGHEILNPVLFTIPVQLFAYYVALARGLPVDKPRNLAKSVTVE, encoded by the coding sequence ATGTGTGGAATCGTCGGCTACGTGGGCCATCAACAGGCGGGCCCCATCCTGCTCGAAGGGCTGAAGCGCCTCGAATATCGCGGCTATGACAGCGCGGGTGTCGCCCTGCTCAACGGCGCGGCCGATCTGCAGATCCTCAAGAAAACGGGGTCTCCGGACAAGGTGGGTGCGCTGATGCGCCAGCACCCCCATGCCGCCGAGACGGGGATCAGCCACACGCGTTGGGCCACCCACGGCGCGGTGACGGATTGCAACGCCCACCCGCACCGCAGCAGCGACGGCAAGTTTGCCATCGTGCACAACGGGGTGATCGAGAACTACCAGTCGATCCGCCGCTTCCTCGAAGGCCAGGGCTACAGCTTTGTCAGCGAGACCGACTCGGAGGCGCTGGCCAACCTCATCGCCTACCACTACGCCAAGGAGCCCGAGCAGGAGACGAAGAACCGCTTTACCGAGAGCGTGCGCAAGAGCCTGCTGCACGTGGAGGGCACCTACGGGCTGGCCGTCGTCTGCATCGAGCGCCCGGGCGAGATCGTCGGGGCGCGCAAGGGCTCGCCGCTCTGTGTGGGCATCGGCCAGGGCGAGAACATGATCGCCAGCGACGTGGCCGCATTCCTCAACTACACCCGCCGCGTCGTCTACATGGACGATGGTCAGGTGGTGACGCTGAGCCCGCAGGATTACTCGATCACCACGGTGCTCGACGAGAGCGTCGACCCGATCGTGCGCCAGGTGGAGTGGAATATCGAAGAGGCCGACCTCGGCAGCTTCGCCCACTACATGGAGAAGGAGATTTTCGAGCAGCCCAAGGCTTTGGAAAACGCCATGCGGGGCCGCTTCTCCGACGATGGCTCGACCGCCAAGTTTGGGGGCCTCAACGTGGAACCGCGCGAGCTGCGCCAGATCGACCGCGTGGTATTCCTGGGCCAGGGCACGGCCTACCTCGCCTGCATGGTGGCCGAATACATGGTCGAACGCTACGCCCGCCTGCCGGTGGAGGTGGAATACTCGTCCGAGTTCCGCTACCGCAACGCCCCGCTCGACAAGAATACGCTCGTCTTCGTGATCAGCCAGAGCGGCGAAACCCTCGACAGCCTGGAGGCGATGCGCGAGGCCATGCGCAAGGGCTACCGCACGCTGGCCATCACCAATACGGTCGGCTCCACCATCGCCCGCGAAAACGACGGTGGCATTTACCAGCACTGCGGCCCGGAAATCAGCGTCGCGGCGACGAAGTCCTTTACCTCCCAGCTCGTGCTGACCGCGATGGTAGCCCTCTACCTGGGCCGGATGCGCGACCTGAGCTACGCCGAAGGCCGGGCGATGGTCGACAACCTGCGACGCCTGCCGGGCCATGTCGCCCAGGTGCTCAATCTGGCCGATCAGGTCCAGAAACTGGCCAACAAATACGCGCACTTTGAAGACATGCTCTTCCTGGGGCGGCAGGACATGTACCCGATTGCCCTCGAAGGCGCGTTGAAGCTCAAGGAGATCACGTACATCCACGCCGAGGGCTATCAGGCGGCGGAGATGAAGCACGGACCCATCGCGCTGATCAACGAGCGCTGCCCCAGTATCTTCCTCGTGCCGCGCGGCGAAAGCCTGCCCAAGATGCTGAGCAACGTGCAGGAGGTGCGCGCGCGCAAGGGCCCGGTGATCCTCATCACCAACGCCAACGAGAATGACGTGCCCGACAACGCGGCCGATGACATCGTGCGCCTGCCAGAGGGCGGCCACGAGATCCTCAACCCCGTGCTCTTCACCATCCCGGTGCAGCTCTTTGCCTACTACGTGGCACTCGCACGCGGCCTGCCGGTGGACAAGCCGCGCAATCTCGCCAAAAGCGTGACCGTTGAATAG
- a CDS encoding glucose-1-phosphate adenylyltransferase: MKTRVICVVMGGGRGTRLHPLTAERCKPAVPLAGKYRLVDIPISNCLNSGLNNIFVLTQFNTASLHRHIQDSYKFDPFGGGFVDILAAEQTIRGDNWYQGTADAVRQNLHHFNMSDNDLVLILSGDQLYQMDFHDLITQHLESGTDITIAAKAMRTHEVHGLGLMRVRDDLTIEEFVEKPTDPKIIEGLAVGESIAANLQTDGDAKYVLASMGIYCFNGSVLRKALDNHLTDFGKEIIPHLLGELKLRGYVFQGYWEDIGTVKSFYEANLALTDVVPPFNFFDQENPVYTHARYLPASKINGATFTSSIMAGGSILTQATIKRCVIGVRSVVREGSYLENVVMMGSDYFETDAEKQSLQGTELPKIGVGKNCHITNAIIDKNARIGDNVRLSPEGKPDLFKQGDVMIRDGVVMVPKGGVVPSNTVI, from the coding sequence ATGAAAACCCGCGTGATTTGCGTTGTCATGGGCGGCGGTCGCGGTACCCGACTGCACCCGCTCACGGCAGAACGCTGCAAACCCGCGGTTCCCCTGGCTGGCAAGTATCGTTTGGTCGACATCCCGATCAGCAACTGCCTCAACTCCGGCCTCAACAACATTTTCGTGCTGACCCAGTTCAACACGGCCTCGCTGCACCGGCACATCCAGGACAGCTACAAATTCGACCCCTTTGGCGGCGGCTTTGTGGACATCCTCGCCGCCGAGCAGACGATCCGGGGCGATAACTGGTATCAGGGCACGGCCGACGCCGTGCGCCAGAACCTGCACCACTTCAACATGTCGGACAACGATCTGGTGCTGATCCTCTCCGGGGATCAGCTCTACCAGATGGATTTCCACGACCTCATCACCCAGCACCTCGAGTCGGGCACGGACATCACCATCGCCGCCAAGGCGATGCGCACCCACGAAGTCCACGGCCTCGGCCTCATGCGCGTGCGGGACGATTTGACGATCGAGGAGTTTGTCGAAAAGCCGACCGACCCGAAAATCATCGAAGGCCTCGCCGTGGGCGAAAGCATCGCGGCCAACCTCCAGACCGATGGCGACGCCAAGTACGTGCTCGCGAGCATGGGCATCTACTGCTTCAACGGCAGCGTGCTGCGCAAGGCGCTGGACAACCACCTGACCGACTTCGGCAAGGAGATCATCCCCCACCTGCTGGGCGAGCTGAAGCTGCGCGGCTACGTGTTCCAGGGCTACTGGGAAGACATCGGCACGGTCAAGTCGTTCTACGAGGCCAACCTCGCTCTGACCGACGTGGTGCCGCCCTTCAACTTCTTCGATCAGGAAAACCCGGTCTACACCCACGCCCGCTACCTCCCGGCCTCGAAGATCAACGGCGCCACCTTCACCTCCTCCATCATGGCCGGCGGCTCGATCCTGACCCAGGCCACGATCAAGCGTTGCGTCATCGGCGTGCGCTCGGTGGTGCGCGAAGGCAGCTACCTCGAGAATGTCGTGATGATGGGCTCGGATTACTTCGAGACCGACGCTGAAAAGCAGTCCCTCCAAGGCACCGAGCTGCCCAAGATCGGCGTGGGCAAGAACTGCCACATCACCAATGCGATCATCGACAAGAATGCCCGCATCGGCGACAACGTGCGCCTGAGCCCCGAAGGCAAGCCCGACCTCTTCAAGCAAGGCGACGTGATGATCCGCGACGGCGTGGTCATGGTCCCCAAGGGCGGGGTCGTGCCCAGCAACACCGTCATCTAA
- the thrB gene encoding homoserine kinase, giving the protein MSESRNLVLIGMAGAGKSTVGVLLARELGFDFMDVDIEIQNRYGERRLQEIVDEVGQDKFLDIEADVCASLNPRRTVIATGGSVIYRDRAMKHLHTLGPIVWLRVPLPEIERRIAAFPQRGLAIKPGQTIADLFNEREPLYSHYSDWVVDCSDHIEAVVADIRQRMEQQG; this is encoded by the coding sequence ATGAGTGAGTCGCGAAATCTGGTGCTGATCGGCATGGCCGGGGCCGGGAAATCCACGGTCGGCGTGCTGCTGGCGCGGGAATTGGGGTTCGACTTCATGGATGTCGACATCGAGATCCAGAACCGCTACGGCGAGCGCCGCCTGCAGGAGATCGTCGACGAGGTGGGGCAAGACAAGTTTCTCGACATCGAGGCCGACGTCTGCGCCTCCCTCAACCCCCGCCGCACCGTCATCGCCACCGGCGGCAGCGTGATCTATCGCGACCGCGCGATGAAGCACCTCCATACGCTCGGCCCCATCGTGTGGCTCCGCGTGCCGTTGCCCGAGATCGAGCGCCGCATCGCCGCCTTCCCCCAGCGCGGCCTTGCGATCAAGCCGGGCCAGACCATTGCTGACCTCTTCAACGAGCGCGAACCGCTCTACTCCCATTACTCCGACTGGGTCGTCGATTGCTCCGACCACATTGAAGCCGTCGTCGCCGACATCCGGCAACGTATGGAGCAGCAGGGTTAA
- a CDS encoding transcriptional regulator, with protein MSSSTDTPATASCDFQRVRDDFVRSWGALGTSWGINRTMAMIHALLLISPEPVCTDDVMEALQISRGNANTNLRELVSWGLVHPEVIPGQRKDYFVAEKDVWKIFCIVTRERKRRETEPALRVLADCADRSEQFDTPEGREFHRQINELAKFVELTNGIMERVARSEQNQILPRILPLLKWGEGK; from the coding sequence ATGAGTAGCTCTACCGATACCCCAGCGACCGCCTCCTGCGACTTCCAACGTGTGCGCGACGACTTTGTGCGCAGTTGGGGGGCGCTCGGCACGTCGTGGGGCATCAACCGCACGATGGCGATGATCCACGCCCTGCTGCTCATCTCGCCCGAGCCGGTCTGCACCGACGACGTGATGGAGGCCCTGCAGATCAGCCGAGGCAACGCCAATACCAACCTGCGCGAGCTGGTAAGCTGGGGGCTCGTGCATCCCGAGGTGATCCCCGGCCAGCGCAAGGACTACTTTGTGGCGGAGAAGGACGTGTGGAAGATCTTCTGCATCGTCACCCGCGAGCGCAAACGGCGCGAGACCGAGCCGGCGCTGCGCGTGCTGGCCGACTGCGCCGACCGTAGCGAACAGTTCGACACCCCCGAAGGCCGCGAGTTCCACCGCCAGATCAACGAGCTGGCCAAGTTTGTGGAGCTGACCAACGGCATCATGGAGCGCGTCGCCCGCAGCGAGCAAAACCAGATCCTGCCGCGCATATTGCCACTGTTGAAGTGGGGAGAGGGTAAATGA
- a CDS encoding DUF393 domain-containing protein has protein sequence MMKLLVFYDQDCAFCRKCKNWLIRQPAYLELELLPVQARSVQMAYPELAEHDASENMIVISDTGLVYTGDDAWITILWALKDWRDWANRLQQPALRPLARQFWQLVSQNRYALSALLPEKATEEELREHLSEVQLV, from the coding sequence ATGATGAAATTGCTGGTATTCTACGACCAAGACTGTGCGTTTTGCCGCAAGTGCAAAAACTGGCTCATCCGCCAGCCCGCCTACCTCGAGCTGGAGCTGCTCCCCGTGCAGGCGCGCAGCGTGCAGATGGCCTACCCCGAGCTGGCCGAACACGACGCGAGCGAAAACATGATCGTGATTAGCGACACCGGCCTCGTCTACACCGGCGACGACGCCTGGATCACCATCCTCTGGGCTCTCAAGGACTGGCGCGACTGGGCCAACCGCCTGCAGCAACCGGCCCTGCGGCCCCTCGCCCGCCAATTCTGGCAACTCGTGAGCCAAAACCGCTACGCTCTCAGCGCCCTCCTGCCCGAAAAGGCCACCGAAGAAGAGCTGCGAGAGCACCTCTCCGAAGTGCAGCTGGTGTAG
- a CDS encoding DNA topoisomerase IB gives MKLVYVSDSQPGFTRKGAGKGFYYLDERGERIRDREVIQRIKSLAIPPAYRDVWICPLPNGHLQATGRDARQRKQYRYHPDWSQKRNDRKFERLREVGEVLPALRQRLQTDLRRPELDRRKVIAALLRVMDRTGIRVGNEIYRQENQSHGLTTLDEDHAEVEGYHIHLEFVGKSGVGTTIDLDDRRVAKVISLCHDLPGQRLFTFREADGSVHPVDSADVNAYLHELAGDWLSSKYLRTWYASTLAYDRLSGADCREEGKTARKKTVVETVKAVAQELHNRPATCRKYYIHPALLASYENDGCLPEVTVEEKHRHLRAHEARFLAFLQQAGG, from the coding sequence GTGAAACTGGTCTACGTGAGCGATTCCCAGCCGGGCTTTACCCGCAAGGGGGCAGGCAAGGGTTTTTATTACCTCGACGAGCGGGGGGAGAGGATCCGGGACCGCGAAGTTATCCAGCGCATCAAGTCGCTCGCCATCCCGCCTGCCTACCGCGACGTGTGGATCTGCCCCCTGCCCAACGGACACCTGCAGGCCACCGGGCGCGATGCCCGCCAGCGCAAGCAATACCGCTATCACCCCGACTGGAGCCAGAAACGCAACGACCGCAAATTTGAGCGGCTGCGCGAGGTGGGCGAGGTGCTGCCGGCCCTGCGCCAGCGCCTGCAGACCGATTTGCGCCGCCCGGAGCTCGACCGCCGCAAGGTGATCGCGGCCCTTTTGCGTGTGATGGACCGCACCGGCATCCGGGTGGGCAACGAGATTTATCGCCAGGAGAACCAGAGCCACGGCCTCACGACCCTCGACGAAGACCACGCGGAGGTAGAAGGCTACCACATCCACCTCGAATTTGTCGGCAAATCGGGGGTCGGAACCACGATCGACCTCGACGACCGCCGCGTGGCCAAGGTCATCAGCCTCTGCCACGACTTGCCCGGCCAGCGGCTCTTCACCTTTCGCGAGGCCGACGGCAGCGTGCACCCCGTCGACAGTGCCGACGTCAATGCCTACCTGCACGAGCTGGCGGGCGACTGGCTATCGTCGAAGTACCTGCGCACCTGGTACGCCAGCACCCTTGCCTACGACCGCCTGAGCGGTGCCGATTGCCGGGAGGAAGGCAAGACGGCTCGCAAAAAGACGGTAGTCGAGACGGTCAAGGCGGTGGCCCAGGAGCTGCACAACCGCCCGGCCACCTGCCGCAAATACTACATCCACCCCGCCTTGCTCGCCTCCTACGAAAACGACGGCTGTCTGCCCGAAGTTACCGTCGAGGAGAAGCATCGTCACCTCCGCGCCCACGAAGCACGCTTTCTGGCCTTCTTGCAGCAGGCGGGCGGATAG
- a CDS encoding FeoA family protein codes for MSVSQLCLHQVEPGQEAIIEALTLDERESIRLMEMGLLPGTHIKVIRYAPLGDPMEVEVRGYYLSLRRREASGISVRFV; via the coding sequence ATGAGCGTATCCCAGCTGTGTCTACATCAGGTTGAGCCAGGTCAGGAAGCCATCATCGAGGCGCTGACCTTGGACGAACGTGAGTCCATCCGGTTGATGGAGATGGGCTTGCTGCCTGGCACCCATATCAAGGTCATCCGTTATGCCCCGCTTGGCGACCCGATGGAGGTCGAGGTGCGAGGCTATTACCTTTCGCTGAGGCGGCGGGAAGCATCGGGCATCTCCGTGCGCTTCGTCTAG